In Mytilus galloprovincialis chromosome 1, xbMytGall1.hap1.1, whole genome shotgun sequence, the following are encoded in one genomic region:
- the LOC143071653 gene encoding uncharacterized protein LOC143071653 isoform X2, translating to MMKLLLKTIIAAETKPPSPPPEEPSPSLVSISKSDVIKHQLNRTPMGEYIVNPGEKPLTSLGNPGPGPANYNPCPNLTKEAAPQYSIVGKPKKKEHGRGLPGPADYGTSGDLIWKKKYAIKGRATCYFDEEASKYCTVIGPAKYNVRNKQFGMEGLKYSMAHKQPGDIITGPPNNIVQPSDTHGYATPGPNYRPNSRYWTRGQKKSMGAAQKKNIRDGPGPADYSVSATYSGPSYSFGVKLPPAPNIQRIRKLSIASEPLPGKYFMNSVMDFRTTTSRSGSVLDRYTSYSSMQPNHELLSPRFFAGTPAPNQYNLKSSIGLQPGTSMKGNRRRNFDRAKADCSFLLPELIDGFPSPNSYNTNKSTIGLGPGVSFKGKRGGPFQTNKGQMYIPAQYNERDKMSESYDTTSYTGKSSGVSFKGNRRRRIVMEAKNANAGFLLPNLIEASPGPGSYNIKSTIGRSNGVSFKGRKTGPFQSNKGATYINPEVNEKEMRPGHYTLASSIGNSPGVSFKGNRQRTFESAKASNALFLLPNSVNDTPAPGFYSMKSSIGSEHSVSMKEPVRPGPGDYTLTTANMKKDPAYSVRQQTHPSYPESLNYVPKSQSDVPGPGNYHISRDVMENESPAYSMRQQLKAVENDVPAPNKYEYEKKRIERGSKFSMGKRFTLPNSMKDSPGPGTYSPKQLKCSPKYSMKGRTPIISKSGNTPSPNSYSIPPEIKVDDKKAGVTIKSRASPYVYSGFRSTKLADGFNIAVPLKA from the exons ATGATGAaattattgttgaagactataatTGCTGCTGAGACTAAGCCTCCATCTCCGCCACCGGAGGAGCCTAGTCCCTCATTAGTCAGCATTTCGAAATCTGATGTGATAAAACACCAAC taaacagAACACCTATGGGTGAATATATAGTGAATCCTGGTGAAAAGCCACTGACTTCTTTAG GAAATCCCGGTCCTGGACCAGCAAACTATAATCCTTGTCCTAATCTAACAAAGGAGGCTGCTCCCCAGTATTCTATTGTTGGAAAACCGAAAAAGAAGGAACATG GTCGAGGTTTACCAGGTCCAGCTGATTACGGTACCTCTGGTGACTTAATTTGGAAGAAAAAATACGCGATCAAGGGGAGAGCAACCTGCTACTTTGACGAAGAAG CCTCTAAGTATTGTACCGTTATTGGACCCGCCAAATATAACgtcagaaacaagcaatttggAATGGAAGGACTAAAATACAGTATGGCCCACAAACAGCCCGGAGATATCATTACTGGACCACCAAACAATATTGTTCAACCATCTGACACGCATG GTTATGCTACACCTGGCCCAAATTACAGACCAAATTCCCGCTATTGGACGCGCGGACAAAAGAAATCTATGGGTGCTGCCCAAAAGAAAAACATCCGCGATGGTCCAG gaCCGGCAGATTACAGCGTCTCTGCCACTTATAGTGGACCATCATATTCGTTTGGCGTTAAACTACCACCAGCTCCAAATATCCAACGGA tacgCAAATTGAGCATAGCCAGTGAACCTTTACCTGGAAAATACTTCATGAATTCCGTGATGGATTTTCGAACCACTACATCAAGGTCAGGGTCGGTGTTGGACCGCTATACCTCGTATTCCTCGATGCAGCCTAATCATGAGCTCTTGAGTCCAAGATTTTTTGCTGGTACGCCTGCTCCAAATCAATATAATTTGAAATCCTCGATTGGATTGCAGCCTGGAACATCCATGAAAGGAAACAGACGACGGAATTTTGACAGAGCGAAGGCAGATTGCTCATTTTTGCTACCAGAACTGATTGATGGATTTCCGTCACCAAACtcatacaatacaaataaatctaCCATTGGTTTAGGCCCCGGTGTAAGTTTTAAGGGTAAGAGAGGTGGACCATTTCAAACAAATAAGGGTCAAATGTACATTCCCGCACAGTACAACGAGAGAGATAAAATGTCTGAATCGTACGACACAACATCATACACTGGAAAATCTTCAGGTGTATCATTCAAAGGTAACCGACGGCGAAGAATTGTCATGGAGGCAAAAAATGCAAATGCTGGTTTTCTTTTGCCGAATCTGATAGAAGCCAGCCCAGGCCCAGGAAGTTACAATATAAAATCAACTATCGGAAGGAGTAATGGTGTATCATTCAAAGGACGGAAAACTGGACCATTTCAGTCGAACAAAGGAGCAACATATATCAACCCGGaagtaaatgaaaaagaaatgcGTCCAGGTCATTACACTCTTGCGTCATCTATTGGAAACTCACCCGGTGTCTCATTCAAAGGTAACAGGCAGAGGACATTTGAGAGTGCAAAGGCATCTAATGCGCTATTTCTTTTGCCTAATTCAGTGAATGACACTCCTGCACCTGGATTCTATTCAATGAAAAGTTCAATTGGCAGCGAGCATAGTGTATCAATGAAAG AGCCAGTCCGTCCTGGTCCAGGTGATTACACGTTGACCACAGCAAACATGAAAAAAGACCCTGCATATTCAGTAAGACAGCAAACACACCCATCATATCCAGAGTCTCTGAACTATGTGCCCAAAA GTCAGTCAGATGTACCAGGTCCTGGCAACTACCACATCTCACGAGATGTTATGGAAAACGAATCTCCAGCGTATTCTATGAGGCAGCAACTGAAAGCTGTGGAAA ACGATGTACCGGCTCCCaataaatatgaatatgaaaagaaaagaatcGAGCGAGGATCAAAGTTTTCAATGGGCAAAAGATTCACCTTGCCAAACA GCATGAAGGACAGCCCGGGCCCTGGAACATATTCGCCGAAACAACTTAAATGTTCTCCAAAGTATTCCATGAAAGGAAGAACACCCATCATCAGTAAAA
- the LOC143080510 gene encoding putative tyrosinase-like protein tyr-3: MAIKEMVPGVILPYWDSTLDSNMIIPEQSVMFSEHFAGNNMGYVTTGPYRDFIGPNTGPLHRNISGSGAAISTEYAANILSQTRTKDITYPTADDSNCLEEAHNDVHDWIGGQMGEIDTSADDPLFYVHHAFIDYLWSLFRMSQKDKGINPEFDYPRTAYGEHHPLIDMKPFGYFRNIHGYSDYWTDHVYSYEYSPFCTPDQPTCKSKWLKCDTKNWRCISQHMPFQADIEKSIPNDFLIDGEQNLDLWCFVTVQIYYGTFADHLHSSYNEPDMLEFGHLNKKQLTHHECQQKDQNKIDIYVGSNGVSYSGQYLDFVVMDKNDPFATSRLNIAISNKDDSSSHISAHDSCGRLCSPLCLVIGSKPPKYKPCTGMLLHKNSSPDYCKKVTLDNTDVNYKSLSFIKFYCDKFGAILNEQNTKE; this comes from the coding sequence ATGGCTATAAAAGAAATGGTCCCCGGAGTTATCCTGCCATATTGGGATTCTACTCTTGATAGTAACATGATAATTCCAGAACAATCAGTTATGTTTTCTGAACATTTTGCTGGAAATAATATGGGTTATGTTACCACTGGACCATATCGAGATTTTATTGGACCAAACACTGGTCCACTTCATAGAAATATAAGTGGAAGTGGTGCTGCGATATCTACCGAGTATGCAGCTAATATATTAAGTCAGACTCGAACAAAAGACATTACTTATCCAACGGCAGATGATAGTAATTGTTTAGAGGAAGCACATAACGATGTTCATGACTGGATTGGCGGACAAATGGGAGAGATTGATACATCTGCAGACGATCCATTATTTTACGTTCACCACGCCTTTATTGATTATCTTTGGTCTCTTTTTAGGATGTCACAAAAAGATAAGGGAATAAATCCCGAGTTTGATTATCCTAGGACTGCGTACGGGGAACATCATCCGTTAATTGACATGAAACCATTTGGATATTTTAGAAATATACATGGTTACTCGGATTACTGGACAGATCATGTTTACAGTTACGAATATTCGCCTTTTTGCACTCCAGACCAGCCTACGTGCAAATCAAAATGGCTGAAATGCGACACGAAAAATTGGCGGTGCATTTCTCAACATATGCCTTTCCAAGCCGATATAGAAAAATCTATTCCAAACGATTTTTTGATTGACGGAGAACAAAACTTAGACTTGTGGTGTTTTGTGACTGTACAAATTTACTATGGTACTTTTGCTGACCATTTACACTCCTCTTATAATGAACCTGATATGCTAGAATTTGGACATCTTAATAAAAAACAACTAACACATCACGAGTGTCAACAGAAAGatcagaataaaattgatatatatgtTGGATCTAACGGAGTATCATACAGTGGTCAATATCTAGACTTTGTTGTTATGGATAAAAACGATCCATTTGCTACTTCGAGGCTTAACATAGCCATATCGAATAAAGATGATTCATCCTCTCATATATCTGCGCATGATTCTTGCGGACGACTTTGTTCCCCCTTGTGTCTGGTTATCGGGTCCAAGCCACCAAAATATAAACCATGTACTGGAATGTTATTGCACAAGAATAGTTCGCCAGATTATTGCAAAAAAGTAACTCTGGATAACACGGATGTTAACTACAAGtctttatcatttataaaattttattgcgATAAATTTGGAGCCATTTTAAACGAGCAAAATACAAAGGAGTAG
- the LOC143071653 gene encoding uncharacterized protein LOC143071653 isoform X1, whose product MMKLLLKTIIAAETKPPSPPPEEPSPSLVSISKSDVIKHQLNRTPMGEYIVNPGEKPLTSLGNPGPGPANYNPCPNLTKEAAPQYSIVGKPKKKEHGRGLPGPADYGTSGDLIWKKKYAIKGRATCYFDEEVRKLSIASEPLPGKYFMNSVMDFRTTTSRSGSVLDRYTSYSSMQPNHELLSPRFFAGTPAPNQYNLKSSIGLQPGTSMKGNRRRNFDRAKADCSFLLPELIDGFPSPNSYNTNKSTIGLGPGVSFKGKRGGPFQTNKGQMYIPAQYNERDKMSESYDTTSYTGKSSGVSFKGNRRRRIVMEAKNANAGFLLPNLIEASPGPGSYNIKSTIGRSNGVSFKGRKTGPFQSNKGATYINPEVNEKEMRPGHYTLASSIGNSPGVSFKGNRQRTFESAKASNALFLLPNSVNDTPAPGFYSMKSSIGSEHSVSMKGRKSGPFQSNKGPTYIPIEMNDRDSNPAPNAYDVSPRRSSRNSSVSMKGDRRRNIDDGRETNSLFLVDKMSNENPGPGSYDSKCVFSDESGPKLKGRRLGPFQTTSGPMHIRPEVDNKTKRPSPASYNITKPTGRDAPSASFKGSRPKSLFGEPVRPGPGDYTLTTANMKKDPAYSVRQQTHPSYPESLNYVPKSQSDVPGPGNYHISRDVMENESPAYSMRQQLKAVENDVPAPNKYEYEKKRIERGSKFSMGKRFTLPNSMKDSPGPGTYSPKQLKCSPKYSMKGRTPIISKSGNTPSPNSYSIPPEIKVDDKKAGVTIKSRASPYVYSGFRSTKLADGFNIAVPLKA is encoded by the exons ATGATGAaattattgttgaagactataatTGCTGCTGAGACTAAGCCTCCATCTCCGCCACCGGAGGAGCCTAGTCCCTCATTAGTCAGCATTTCGAAATCTGATGTGATAAAACACCAAC taaacagAACACCTATGGGTGAATATATAGTGAATCCTGGTGAAAAGCCACTGACTTCTTTAG GAAATCCCGGTCCTGGACCAGCAAACTATAATCCTTGTCCTAATCTAACAAAGGAGGCTGCTCCCCAGTATTCTATTGTTGGAAAACCGAAAAAGAAGGAACATG GTCGAGGTTTACCAGGTCCAGCTGATTACGGTACCTCTGGTGACTTAATTTGGAAGAAAAAATACGCGATCAAGGGGAGAGCAACCTGCTACTTTGACGAAGAAG tacgCAAATTGAGCATAGCCAGTGAACCTTTACCTGGAAAATACTTCATGAATTCCGTGATGGATTTTCGAACCACTACATCAAGGTCAGGGTCGGTGTTGGACCGCTATACCTCGTATTCCTCGATGCAGCCTAATCATGAGCTCTTGAGTCCAAGATTTTTTGCTGGTACGCCTGCTCCAAATCAATATAATTTGAAATCCTCGATTGGATTGCAGCCTGGAACATCCATGAAAGGAAACAGACGACGGAATTTTGACAGAGCGAAGGCAGATTGCTCATTTTTGCTACCAGAACTGATTGATGGATTTCCGTCACCAAACtcatacaatacaaataaatctaCCATTGGTTTAGGCCCCGGTGTAAGTTTTAAGGGTAAGAGAGGTGGACCATTTCAAACAAATAAGGGTCAAATGTACATTCCCGCACAGTACAACGAGAGAGATAAAATGTCTGAATCGTACGACACAACATCATACACTGGAAAATCTTCAGGTGTATCATTCAAAGGTAACCGACGGCGAAGAATTGTCATGGAGGCAAAAAATGCAAATGCTGGTTTTCTTTTGCCGAATCTGATAGAAGCCAGCCCAGGCCCAGGAAGTTACAATATAAAATCAACTATCGGAAGGAGTAATGGTGTATCATTCAAAGGACGGAAAACTGGACCATTTCAGTCGAACAAAGGAGCAACATATATCAACCCGGaagtaaatgaaaaagaaatgcGTCCAGGTCATTACACTCTTGCGTCATCTATTGGAAACTCACCCGGTGTCTCATTCAAAGGTAACAGGCAGAGGACATTTGAGAGTGCAAAGGCATCTAATGCGCTATTTCTTTTGCCTAATTCAGTGAATGACACTCCTGCACCTGGATTCTATTCAATGAAAAGTTCAATTGGCAGCGAGCATAGTGTATCAATGAAAGGTAGGAAAAGTGGACCTTTTCAAAGTAATAAGGGACCAACGTATATTCCCATTGAAATGAACGACCGAGACAGTAATCCAGCACCGAATGCATATGATGTAAGCCCGCGACGTTCTTCACGAAATAGTAGCGTATCGATGAAAGGAGATAGGCGTCGAAATATTGACGACGGAAGAGAaacaaattctttatttttagtCGATAAAATGTCAAACGAGAATCCAGGACCAGGCTCCTATGattcaaaatgtgttttttccGATGAAAGTGGACCAAAATTGAAAGGAAGGCGTCTGGGTCCATTTCAAACTACTAGTGGTCCCATGCATATAAGACCAGAAGTcgataataaaacaaaaaggcCATCTCCGGCTTCATATAATATTACTAAACCAACTGGGAGAGATGCACCGTCGGCATCTTTTAAAGGGAGTCGACCTAAATCATTGTTTGGTG AGCCAGTCCGTCCTGGTCCAGGTGATTACACGTTGACCACAGCAAACATGAAAAAAGACCCTGCATATTCAGTAAGACAGCAAACACACCCATCATATCCAGAGTCTCTGAACTATGTGCCCAAAA GTCAGTCAGATGTACCAGGTCCTGGCAACTACCACATCTCACGAGATGTTATGGAAAACGAATCTCCAGCGTATTCTATGAGGCAGCAACTGAAAGCTGTGGAAA ACGATGTACCGGCTCCCaataaatatgaatatgaaaagaaaagaatcGAGCGAGGATCAAAGTTTTCAATGGGCAAAAGATTCACCTTGCCAAACA GCATGAAGGACAGCCCGGGCCCTGGAACATATTCGCCGAAACAACTTAAATGTTCTCCAAAGTATTCCATGAAAGGAAGAACACCCATCATCAGTAAAA
- the LOC143071653 gene encoding uncharacterized protein LOC143071653 isoform X3 produces MEGLKYSMAHKQPGDIITGPPNNIVQPSDTHGYATPGPNYRPNSRYWTRGQKKSMGAAQKKNIRDGPGPADYSVSATYSGPSYSFGVKLPPAPNIQRIRKLSIASEPLPGKYFMNSVMDFRTTTSRSGSVLDRYTSYSSMQPNHELLSPRFFAGTPAPNQYNLKSSIGLQPGTSMKGNRRRNFDRAKADCSFLLPELIDGFPSPNSYNTNKSTIGLGPGVSFKGKRGGPFQTNKGQMYIPAQYNERDKMSESYDTTSYTGKSSGVSFKGNRRRRIVMEAKNANAGFLLPNLIEASPGPGSYNIKSTIGRSNGVSFKGRKTGPFQSNKGATYINPEVNEKEMRPGHYTLASSIGNSPGVSFKGNRQRTFESAKASNALFLLPNSVNDTPAPGFYSMKSSIGSEHSVSMKGRKSGPFQSNKGPTYIPIEMNDRDSNPAPNAYDVSPRRSSRNSSVSMKGDRRRNIDDGRETNSLFLVDKMSNENPGPGSYDSKCVFSDESGPKLKGRRLGPFQTTSGPMHIRPEVDNKTKRPSPASYNITKPTGRDAPSASFKGSRPKSLFGEPVRPGPGDYTLTTANMKKDPAYSVRQQTHPSYPESLNYVPKSQSDVPGPGNYHISRDVMENESPAYSMRQQLKAVENDVPAPNKYEYEKKRIERGSKFSMGKRFTLPNSMKDSPGPGTYSPKQLKCSPKYSMKGRTPIISKSGNTPSPNSYSIPPEIKVDDKKAGVTIKSRASPYVYSGFRSTKLADGFNIAVPLKA; encoded by the exons ATGGAAGGACTAAAATACAGTATGGCCCACAAACAGCCCGGAGATATCATTACTGGACCACCAAACAATATTGTTCAACCATCTGACACGCATG GTTATGCTACACCTGGCCCAAATTACAGACCAAATTCCCGCTATTGGACGCGCGGACAAAAGAAATCTATGGGTGCTGCCCAAAAGAAAAACATCCGCGATGGTCCAG gaCCGGCAGATTACAGCGTCTCTGCCACTTATAGTGGACCATCATATTCGTTTGGCGTTAAACTACCACCAGCTCCAAATATCCAACGGA tacgCAAATTGAGCATAGCCAGTGAACCTTTACCTGGAAAATACTTCATGAATTCCGTGATGGATTTTCGAACCACTACATCAAGGTCAGGGTCGGTGTTGGACCGCTATACCTCGTATTCCTCGATGCAGCCTAATCATGAGCTCTTGAGTCCAAGATTTTTTGCTGGTACGCCTGCTCCAAATCAATATAATTTGAAATCCTCGATTGGATTGCAGCCTGGAACATCCATGAAAGGAAACAGACGACGGAATTTTGACAGAGCGAAGGCAGATTGCTCATTTTTGCTACCAGAACTGATTGATGGATTTCCGTCACCAAACtcatacaatacaaataaatctaCCATTGGTTTAGGCCCCGGTGTAAGTTTTAAGGGTAAGAGAGGTGGACCATTTCAAACAAATAAGGGTCAAATGTACATTCCCGCACAGTACAACGAGAGAGATAAAATGTCTGAATCGTACGACACAACATCATACACTGGAAAATCTTCAGGTGTATCATTCAAAGGTAACCGACGGCGAAGAATTGTCATGGAGGCAAAAAATGCAAATGCTGGTTTTCTTTTGCCGAATCTGATAGAAGCCAGCCCAGGCCCAGGAAGTTACAATATAAAATCAACTATCGGAAGGAGTAATGGTGTATCATTCAAAGGACGGAAAACTGGACCATTTCAGTCGAACAAAGGAGCAACATATATCAACCCGGaagtaaatgaaaaagaaatgcGTCCAGGTCATTACACTCTTGCGTCATCTATTGGAAACTCACCCGGTGTCTCATTCAAAGGTAACAGGCAGAGGACATTTGAGAGTGCAAAGGCATCTAATGCGCTATTTCTTTTGCCTAATTCAGTGAATGACACTCCTGCACCTGGATTCTATTCAATGAAAAGTTCAATTGGCAGCGAGCATAGTGTATCAATGAAAGGTAGGAAAAGTGGACCTTTTCAAAGTAATAAGGGACCAACGTATATTCCCATTGAAATGAACGACCGAGACAGTAATCCAGCACCGAATGCATATGATGTAAGCCCGCGACGTTCTTCACGAAATAGTAGCGTATCGATGAAAGGAGATAGGCGTCGAAATATTGACGACGGAAGAGAaacaaattctttatttttagtCGATAAAATGTCAAACGAGAATCCAGGACCAGGCTCCTATGattcaaaatgtgttttttccGATGAAAGTGGACCAAAATTGAAAGGAAGGCGTCTGGGTCCATTTCAAACTACTAGTGGTCCCATGCATATAAGACCAGAAGTcgataataaaacaaaaaggcCATCTCCGGCTTCATATAATATTACTAAACCAACTGGGAGAGATGCACCGTCGGCATCTTTTAAAGGGAGTCGACCTAAATCATTGTTTGGTG AGCCAGTCCGTCCTGGTCCAGGTGATTACACGTTGACCACAGCAAACATGAAAAAAGACCCTGCATATTCAGTAAGACAGCAAACACACCCATCATATCCAGAGTCTCTGAACTATGTGCCCAAAA GTCAGTCAGATGTACCAGGTCCTGGCAACTACCACATCTCACGAGATGTTATGGAAAACGAATCTCCAGCGTATTCTATGAGGCAGCAACTGAAAGCTGTGGAAA ACGATGTACCGGCTCCCaataaatatgaatatgaaaagaaaagaatcGAGCGAGGATCAAAGTTTTCAATGGGCAAAAGATTCACCTTGCCAAACA GCATGAAGGACAGCCCGGGCCCTGGAACATATTCGCCGAAACAACTTAAATGTTCTCCAAAGTATTCCATGAAAGGAAGAACACCCATCATCAGTAAAA
- the LOC143071653 gene encoding uncharacterized protein LOC143071653 isoform X4: protein MNSVMDFRTTTSRSGSVLDRYTSYSSMQPNHELLSPRFFAGTPAPNQYNLKSSIGLQPGTSMKGNRRRNFDRAKADCSFLLPELIDGFPSPNSYNTNKSTIGLGPGVSFKGKRGGPFQTNKGQMYIPAQYNERDKMSESYDTTSYTGKSSGVSFKGNRRRRIVMEAKNANAGFLLPNLIEASPGPGSYNIKSTIGRSNGVSFKGRKTGPFQSNKGATYINPEVNEKEMRPGHYTLASSIGNSPGVSFKGNRQRTFESAKASNALFLLPNSVNDTPAPGFYSMKSSIGSEHSVSMKGRKSGPFQSNKGPTYIPIEMNDRDSNPAPNAYDVSPRRSSRNSSVSMKGDRRRNIDDGRETNSLFLVDKMSNENPGPGSYDSKCVFSDESGPKLKGRRLGPFQTTSGPMHIRPEVDNKTKRPSPASYNITKPTGRDAPSASFKGSRPKSLFGEPVRPGPGDYTLTTANMKKDPAYSVRQQTHPSYPESLNYVPKSQSDVPGPGNYHISRDVMENESPAYSMRQQLKAVENDVPAPNKYEYEKKRIERGSKFSMGKRFTLPNSMKDSPGPGTYSPKQLKCSPKYSMKGRTPIISKSGNTPSPNSYSIPPEIKVDDKKAGVTIKSRASPYVYSGFRSTKLADGFNIAVPLKA from the exons ATGAATTCCGTGATGGATTTTCGAACCACTACATCAAGGTCAGGGTCGGTGTTGGACCGCTATACCTCGTATTCCTCGATGCAGCCTAATCATGAGCTCTTGAGTCCAAGATTTTTTGCTGGTACGCCTGCTCCAAATCAATATAATTTGAAATCCTCGATTGGATTGCAGCCTGGAACATCCATGAAAGGAAACAGACGACGGAATTTTGACAGAGCGAAGGCAGATTGCTCATTTTTGCTACCAGAACTGATTGATGGATTTCCGTCACCAAACtcatacaatacaaataaatctaCCATTGGTTTAGGCCCCGGTGTAAGTTTTAAGGGTAAGAGAGGTGGACCATTTCAAACAAATAAGGGTCAAATGTACATTCCCGCACAGTACAACGAGAGAGATAAAATGTCTGAATCGTACGACACAACATCATACACTGGAAAATCTTCAGGTGTATCATTCAAAGGTAACCGACGGCGAAGAATTGTCATGGAGGCAAAAAATGCAAATGCTGGTTTTCTTTTGCCGAATCTGATAGAAGCCAGCCCAGGCCCAGGAAGTTACAATATAAAATCAACTATCGGAAGGAGTAATGGTGTATCATTCAAAGGACGGAAAACTGGACCATTTCAGTCGAACAAAGGAGCAACATATATCAACCCGGaagtaaatgaaaaagaaatgcGTCCAGGTCATTACACTCTTGCGTCATCTATTGGAAACTCACCCGGTGTCTCATTCAAAGGTAACAGGCAGAGGACATTTGAGAGTGCAAAGGCATCTAATGCGCTATTTCTTTTGCCTAATTCAGTGAATGACACTCCTGCACCTGGATTCTATTCAATGAAAAGTTCAATTGGCAGCGAGCATAGTGTATCAATGAAAGGTAGGAAAAGTGGACCTTTTCAAAGTAATAAGGGACCAACGTATATTCCCATTGAAATGAACGACCGAGACAGTAATCCAGCACCGAATGCATATGATGTAAGCCCGCGACGTTCTTCACGAAATAGTAGCGTATCGATGAAAGGAGATAGGCGTCGAAATATTGACGACGGAAGAGAaacaaattctttatttttagtCGATAAAATGTCAAACGAGAATCCAGGACCAGGCTCCTATGattcaaaatgtgttttttccGATGAAAGTGGACCAAAATTGAAAGGAAGGCGTCTGGGTCCATTTCAAACTACTAGTGGTCCCATGCATATAAGACCAGAAGTcgataataaaacaaaaaggcCATCTCCGGCTTCATATAATATTACTAAACCAACTGGGAGAGATGCACCGTCGGCATCTTTTAAAGGGAGTCGACCTAAATCATTGTTTGGTG AGCCAGTCCGTCCTGGTCCAGGTGATTACACGTTGACCACAGCAAACATGAAAAAAGACCCTGCATATTCAGTAAGACAGCAAACACACCCATCATATCCAGAGTCTCTGAACTATGTGCCCAAAA GTCAGTCAGATGTACCAGGTCCTGGCAACTACCACATCTCACGAGATGTTATGGAAAACGAATCTCCAGCGTATTCTATGAGGCAGCAACTGAAAGCTGTGGAAA ACGATGTACCGGCTCCCaataaatatgaatatgaaaagaaaagaatcGAGCGAGGATCAAAGTTTTCAATGGGCAAAAGATTCACCTTGCCAAACA GCATGAAGGACAGCCCGGGCCCTGGAACATATTCGCCGAAACAACTTAAATGTTCTCCAAAGTATTCCATGAAAGGAAGAACACCCATCATCAGTAAAA